From a single Rhodococcus sp. SBT000017 genomic region:
- a CDS encoding DUF2637 domain-containing protein, whose product MLIGALATAIVLTVGIAAASFWLSFAALRDLATMAGTEPGRAWVIPVVLDGAIVATTVTAIALSHHTDPRTMRGRRFVLCVLAVAAGASIAGNAYHATLTSTVMPAFVAAGIATIAPVFLLAMTEVLAVILRAPRASRVETSLPENVIESLPSREGAPQPPAEPTSEASTQQLSDLFDAHGALHDDVWTTAFLYHKHPEVRGNFAAVARMLKVKTSTVTRRYDKLVQLVVDVAESKVPNHVLALHEDPRQEPAAAGSDTAYEEPHQAVTGEYAEATR is encoded by the coding sequence GTGCTGATCGGTGCACTGGCCACGGCAATCGTCCTGACGGTCGGTATCGCCGCCGCATCATTCTGGCTGTCCTTCGCAGCCCTGCGGGACCTCGCGACGATGGCGGGTACCGAGCCTGGTCGAGCCTGGGTGATACCCGTCGTCCTCGACGGCGCGATCGTCGCCACCACGGTCACCGCAATAGCGCTGTCGCACCATACGGACCCACGAACGATGCGCGGCCGGCGATTCGTCCTCTGCGTTCTTGCTGTTGCAGCCGGCGCGTCAATAGCTGGAAACGCTTACCACGCAACACTGACGTCGACCGTGATGCCAGCGTTCGTCGCAGCTGGCATCGCCACGATTGCCCCTGTCTTTCTCCTCGCGATGACCGAAGTCCTCGCCGTCATCCTGCGAGCGCCACGCGCCAGCCGTGTGGAAACGTCGTTGCCAGAGAACGTGATCGAGAGTCTGCCGAGCCGTGAAGGCGCTCCACAGCCGCCGGCTGAACCTACGAGCGAAGCCAGTACCCAGCAGCTCAGTGACCTATTTGACGCACACGGAGCCCTCCATGACGACGTCTGGACAACGGCGTTCCTTTATCACAAGCATCCCGAAGTGCGGGGGAATTTTGCAGCAGTCGCTCGGATGCTGAAAGTCAAAACCTCAACAGTTACCCGGCGCTACGACAAGCTGGTCCAACTTGTCGTGGACGTCGCGGAATCGAAAGTGCCGAATCATGTACTCGCTCTACATGAAGACCCGAGACAGGAACCAGCAGCAGCAGGCTCGGACACCGCATACGAGGAGCCGCACCAGGCGGTCACCGGTGAGTACGCGGAGGCAACACGATGA
- a CDS encoding TniB family NTP-binding protein yields MDPGSADLTHLRSSVRSIAGLPAAQRIRHIRTERWIGYPRARSVIEHLETLLVWPDRQRMPNLLLIGQTNNGKSMIIEKFRRAHPAVSLPDREHIPVLCMQMPPDPAPTRFYLAMLAALGTPTRPRSRVHELEQQAVTLLRAIGVRMLIIDELHNVLAGRDNVRREFLNLLRFLGNELRIPLVGVGTREAYLAIRSDAQLENRFHPMTLPIWTNDTDTRSLLASFTASFPLRAPSHLTSTEMTDYLLTRCEGTIGELATLLTAAAVTAIEAGEESITSQVLTQTAYSGPTERRRHFERHLA; encoded by the coding sequence ATCGACCCCGGTAGTGCGGATCTGACCCACCTGCGAAGTTCGGTCAGATCGATAGCGGGTCTTCCTGCAGCGCAACGCATCAGGCACATTCGTACGGAACGGTGGATCGGGTATCCGCGTGCACGGTCGGTGATCGAGCACCTCGAGACGTTGCTGGTATGGCCGGATCGGCAACGAATGCCGAACCTGCTACTGATCGGACAGACGAACAACGGCAAGTCGATGATCATCGAGAAGTTCCGGCGTGCGCACCCCGCTGTCAGCTTGCCCGACCGTGAGCACATACCGGTGTTGTGTATGCAGATGCCCCCTGACCCGGCACCCACACGGTTCTACCTCGCGATGCTCGCTGCCCTCGGAACGCCGACCCGGCCACGGAGCCGCGTTCACGAACTCGAACAGCAAGCAGTCACGCTGCTGCGAGCAATCGGGGTTCGTATGCTGATCATCGACGAGCTCCACAATGTTCTCGCCGGCCGCGACAACGTGCGCCGAGAATTTCTGAACCTGTTGAGGTTTCTGGGCAACGAACTACGGATCCCTCTCGTCGGAGTCGGTACCCGAGAGGCGTACCTCGCGATCCGCAGTGATGCACAGTTGGAAAACCGTTTTCACCCCATGACGCTGCCGATCTGGACCAACGACACCGACACCCGCTCCCTGCTGGCGAGCTTCACCGCCAGCTTCCCGTTGCGTGCGCCCTCTCACCTGACATCGACGGAGATGACCGATTACCTCCTCACCCGGTGTGAGGGCACCATCGGCGAACTGGCCACGCTGTTGACCGCGGCCGCAGTGACCGCAATAGAAGCCGGAGAGGAATCGATCACCTCACAGGTGTTGACCCAAACCGCCTACTCCGGGCCCACCGAACGCCGCCGCCACTTCGAACGGCACCTGGCATGA
- a CDS encoding DNA-processing protein DprA, whose translation MTSDPRIRHTAVVMAAMEILPAQPSDLTGILRDPDQFRSLVDRESHADNSDLLKYLLEGIDQARVEHWHKCLDQLVADGVATPVLAADLSGESAYPYRLLQCWDAPPVLFATATPIERDRSHRTVAIIGSRKTSDETLTAAHQLGADLARAGVSVVSGLALGVDAAAHEGALAANGHTIAVLGTGIRQVYPAQNEQLAERIRHTGSLVSQFAPSAPRTRSSFLQRNNVIAGLSDVSVVMAGEERSGSNHEIRQAMGYGRTVLMWKPSLDKQPWARQLSESGRASFIQSANDVFSVLDAASNE comes from the coding sequence ATGACCTCGGACCCACGTATACGCCACACGGCAGTCGTTATGGCGGCGATGGAAATTTTGCCAGCCCAACCCAGCGACCTCACCGGCATCTTGCGGGATCCTGACCAGTTCCGATCGCTTGTGGACCGAGAAAGTCACGCCGACAACTCGGACCTCTTGAAATATTTGCTTGAAGGTATCGATCAAGCACGCGTGGAACATTGGCATAAATGCCTTGATCAGTTGGTCGCAGACGGCGTCGCAACGCCGGTACTCGCGGCGGACCTGTCGGGCGAGTCCGCGTACCCTTACCGATTGCTCCAGTGCTGGGACGCCCCGCCTGTATTGTTCGCAACGGCAACTCCCATAGAACGCGACCGCTCGCACCGTACCGTTGCAATCATTGGAAGCCGTAAGACCAGCGACGAGACGCTCACGGCTGCGCACCAGCTTGGTGCGGATCTGGCGAGGGCAGGCGTCAGCGTTGTCTCGGGCTTAGCGCTGGGGGTCGATGCTGCCGCGCATGAAGGTGCCTTGGCGGCTAACGGTCACACGATCGCAGTCCTTGGAACGGGTATTAGGCAGGTCTATCCAGCGCAGAACGAACAGCTCGCTGAACGAATACGGCACACCGGTAGCCTCGTGTCGCAGTTCGCGCCGAGTGCCCCGCGAACACGGTCTTCGTTCCTTCAACGTAACAACGTGATTGCCGGTCTCAGCGACGTAAGTGTCGTGATGGCAGGCGAGGAGCGTAGCGGCAGCAACCATGAGATCAGACAGGCAATGGGATACGGCCGAACTGTTCTGATGTGGAAGCCGAGCCTCGACAAACAACCGTGGGCTCGACAATTGTCGGAAAGCGGCCGCGCCAGCTTCATTCAGAGCGCGAACGACGTGTTCTCCGTGCTCGACGCTGCGAGCAACGAATGA
- a CDS encoding Mu transposase C-terminal domain-containing protein, with amino-acid sequence MDADKFDVVEAGVLTASAEQWEQARSRFAVLSGLLDRGSVGAAAVEDAAEQLGVSARRVYVLLSRLRNGEGVVTDLLVSVPAGGRGRSRVPVEVEDVITEHINREFLARQKLSVAALHRRIALACHRAGLPIPARNTVNARIAAMHPGRVARSRGGPDAARSRQSAGDVPPPVAAVLQQVQIDHTVVDLMIVDEYDRAPIGRPYLTIAIDVFSRCVPGFVVTLDPPSAVSVGLCLGRVCSDKSVWIDSLGLGADVRWPMAGKPHRLYVDNASEFKSEALQRGCEQHGIDLGYRPPGRPHYGGIVERIIGTVMTQVHELPGTTFSNPTQRGSYDSDSKAALTLRELERWLILAVAAYHAEVHASLRQSPAAQWTSSTGTALSTSTVVDETTFLVDFLPVIRRRLTRTGFVIDHIQYFSNALKPWIARRETLGQFAIRRDPRDLSRVWVLDPDSGGGYIEVPYRTMSHPAVTLWEHRAAVTRLREHGRAHIDEHALFSMIDKMREIATSAQKDTRRARRNRSRRAHLSSVVTSPNAMGPPELGPGTDDVSVPIFDDIEEW; translated from the coding sequence ATGGATGCGGACAAGTTCGACGTCGTAGAGGCGGGTGTGCTGACCGCGTCGGCCGAGCAGTGGGAGCAGGCACGGTCGCGGTTTGCGGTGCTCAGCGGGCTGTTGGATCGAGGCTCGGTCGGTGCCGCAGCGGTCGAGGATGCAGCAGAACAGTTGGGGGTCTCGGCCCGGCGTGTGTACGTGCTGTTGTCCCGGCTCCGGAATGGGGAAGGGGTGGTTACCGATCTGCTGGTCTCCGTGCCCGCAGGCGGACGTGGACGCTCCCGTGTGCCGGTCGAGGTGGAAGACGTGATCACCGAGCACATCAACCGTGAATTCCTGGCTCGCCAAAAGCTCAGTGTCGCTGCACTGCATCGGCGTATCGCGCTGGCCTGTCACCGCGCCGGACTCCCGATCCCAGCCCGCAACACAGTCAATGCCCGGATCGCAGCAATGCACCCAGGCCGTGTCGCACGCTCACGTGGCGGACCGGACGCCGCCAGGTCGCGGCAATCCGCGGGCGATGTCCCGCCGCCGGTGGCGGCCGTTCTCCAGCAAGTCCAGATCGATCACACCGTGGTTGATCTGATGATCGTCGACGAATACGACCGGGCACCGATCGGACGTCCTTACCTCACGATTGCCATCGATGTCTTCAGCCGCTGCGTGCCAGGCTTCGTGGTGACACTCGATCCTCCGTCCGCAGTGTCGGTCGGGCTATGTCTGGGCCGGGTGTGCTCGGACAAAAGCGTATGGATCGACTCTCTGGGCCTCGGTGCGGATGTGCGATGGCCGATGGCCGGAAAGCCGCACCGCCTGTACGTCGACAACGCCTCCGAATTCAAAAGCGAAGCGTTACAACGCGGTTGCGAGCAACACGGAATCGACCTCGGCTACCGCCCACCCGGCAGGCCGCATTACGGCGGGATCGTCGAACGCATCATCGGCACCGTCATGACTCAGGTTCACGAACTCCCCGGAACCACATTCTCGAACCCAACCCAGCGGGGCAGCTACGACTCGGATAGTAAGGCGGCGTTGACGTTACGAGAACTGGAACGCTGGCTGATCCTGGCGGTCGCGGCGTATCACGCAGAGGTGCACGCCAGCCTGCGGCAGAGTCCGGCTGCACAGTGGACCAGCAGCACCGGCACCGCTTTGTCGACGTCGACGGTGGTTGACGAGACCACATTCCTGGTGGACTTCCTTCCCGTCATCCGCCGTCGCCTGACCCGGACGGGGTTCGTCATCGACCACATCCAGTACTTCTCGAACGCTCTGAAACCGTGGATCGCCCGACGAGAGACCTTGGGCCAGTTTGCGATCCGGCGGGACCCACGAGATTTGAGCAGGGTGTGGGTCCTGGACCCCGACAGCGGCGGCGGATACATCGAGGTGCCGTACCGGACGATGTCACATCCAGCGGTGACCTTGTGGGAGCATCGCGCAGCAGTGACACGACTGCGCGAACACGGCCGAGCACATATCGACGAACACGCCTTGTTCTCGATGATCGACAAGATGCGAGAGATCGCTACATCGGCGCAGAAGGACACCAGACGGGCTCGACGTAACCGCAGTCGTCGTGCGCACCTGAGCAGCGTCGTGACATCACCGAACGCGATGGGCCCGCCCGAGCTCGGCCCAGGCACCGACGACGTGTCGGTTCCGATCTTCGACGACATCGAAGAATGGTGA
- a CDS encoding recombinase family protein, with amino-acid sequence MSTAEQSVDAQRNALSAAGCSRVWVETASGATTSRPELSNLVSHLRSGDTLVVWRLDRLGRSLPHLLQTVEDLESDGVGFRSLTESIDTTTSGGKLIYSIFGALAEFERNLIRERTQLGLASARAQGRLGGRPRSMSDAKIKQAKRMRDGGMSLADIRDVVGVSRSTLYRYLK; translated from the coding sequence GTGTCGACGGCCGAGCAGAGCGTCGACGCGCAGAGGAACGCTCTGAGCGCCGCTGGGTGTTCGCGAGTATGGGTGGAGACGGCGAGCGGTGCGACGACGTCGCGGCCTGAGTTGTCGAATCTGGTCTCGCATCTGCGGTCCGGGGACACTCTCGTGGTGTGGCGACTCGATCGACTTGGACGATCACTGCCCCACCTGCTGCAGACGGTCGAGGATCTCGAATCCGATGGTGTGGGTTTTCGGTCGTTGACGGAGTCGATCGACACGACAACCTCTGGTGGGAAGTTGATCTACTCGATTTTCGGGGCGCTGGCTGAGTTCGAGCGCAACTTGATTCGGGAGCGCACTCAGCTCGGGTTGGCGTCCGCCCGTGCGCAGGGCAGGTTGGGTGGACGGCCGCGCTCGATGTCAGACGCGAAGATCAAGCAAGCCAAGCGAATGCGTGACGGCGGTATGTCACTGGCCGATATCCGAGACGTCGTGGGTGTCTCGCGGTCGACGCTGTACCGATATCTGAAATAG
- a CDS encoding TniQ family protein, with protein MTPADAPAAHTALDHSAHPRWPLHPQPLLGETLTSWLARTSEQYSSITAADLLDGLGLETSGVNLDRYTPEPILNALAQRSTSTAERLREMTLAGCTPWLLDSIDLTECDFDTYVHQFSVLLPAGLAMADRRRRTPPAGTWLPWVSTLTTRACPLCIDDLDTDTDIAVMMAHQYPILTSCTKHLCRLEFCAVVPGRLVFWDRTPPGADEHASPIPVVAAVAEIDRRSVTALTSGSVELGGGRVHAAVWFRLLRTVVDEVSTPLVRTGWWAKPLSAIWKSTGCSRPLRTAWVPFEDLRWNEQSTVMLAAATAMIAVENDEIFAGGADAALLRPRSHEPVDPGTAPTRSRSPVPARSAWDGVIAAIDAAVAAARVDSDAARSLFGFARTGCRTEDDVDELASAFVELGIRLDWD; from the coding sequence ATGACACCAGCCGATGCCCCTGCAGCGCACACGGCGCTCGACCACAGCGCGCATCCGCGGTGGCCACTGCACCCGCAACCACTACTTGGTGAGACTCTGACGTCGTGGCTGGCCCGGACCAGCGAACAGTATTCGTCGATCACCGCCGCGGACCTCCTCGACGGGCTCGGCCTCGAGACTTCGGGCGTGAACCTGGACCGCTACACACCCGAGCCGATATTGAACGCGCTCGCCCAGAGGAGCACCTCTACTGCGGAACGGCTGCGTGAGATGACGTTGGCGGGCTGCACGCCCTGGCTCCTCGACAGCATCGACCTCACCGAATGCGACTTCGACACCTACGTCCACCAGTTCTCTGTCCTACTACCGGCGGGTCTGGCGATGGCAGATCGACGTCGACGCACACCGCCTGCCGGCACATGGCTTCCCTGGGTGAGCACGCTGACTACGCGGGCATGCCCCCTGTGTATCGACGACCTCGACACAGACACCGATATCGCGGTCATGATGGCTCACCAATACCCGATACTGACCAGTTGCACGAAGCACCTCTGCCGGTTGGAATTCTGCGCTGTGGTGCCCGGCAGACTGGTTTTCTGGGACAGGACACCGCCCGGCGCGGACGAACACGCATCACCGATACCGGTCGTGGCGGCCGTCGCAGAAATCGACAGACGCAGCGTCACCGCGTTGACGAGCGGGTCGGTCGAGCTCGGCGGAGGCCGTGTTCATGCAGCAGTGTGGTTCAGGCTGCTGCGCACCGTCGTCGACGAAGTGTCCACACCGCTGGTCCGCACTGGATGGTGGGCGAAGCCACTGAGCGCGATCTGGAAGTCCACCGGCTGTTCTCGACCTCTCCGGACCGCGTGGGTTCCGTTCGAGGACCTGAGGTGGAACGAGCAGTCGACAGTCATGCTCGCTGCCGCAACCGCGATGATCGCGGTCGAGAACGACGAGATATTCGCAGGTGGTGCTGATGCGGCTCTACTGCGCCCACGTTCGCACGAGCCGGTCGATCCGGGGACCGCTCCGACGAGGTCTCGCAGTCCGGTACCGGCCCGCAGCGCTTGGGACGGTGTGATTGCGGCGATCGATGCCGCTGTCGCCGCCGCCCGCGTCGACAGCGACGCCGCCCGATCTCTGTTCGGATTCGCTCGAACGGGGTGCCGCACCGAAGACGACGTCGATGAATTGGCCTCTGCCTTCGTCGAACTCGGCATCCGGCTGGACTGGGACTGA
- a CDS encoding SIR2 family protein, whose product MPITHAEFVDRFGSAILAGNAAIFVGAGLSRAAGFPDWGGLLAPLQERCGIPPHSDLPLVAEYIEQDVANGGRGALEDHILKIITATAPTPTRAHLDMQKLPVKEIWTTNYDTLLEHSIPDAVVIAGEDEIHSIASRRKAIIKMHGSIGLDNTWQQPPVVTRSDYERYEVDHPRTWTVLRSSYMSRSLLFLGFSFTDPNIEILLRLARTLGTATGDRHVAIMKPPTDPSDLRLYELRAADLEASGVTICQIDDHNEIPTLLAALVLRTRPPQVFVAGSANLPNPTPEEEDEVVGSWCAAVATQLADETAWTIASLGGRAGWCVSRDTARLRRDEETYEPDSLVIHFRGKNQPPVTLEERVGTSIYSDLEREQLVAAVLDQSRALLAICGGSKTAEEIEWAAHRRVAVIPIAGSGGAAERYWNDHRSDPPDIGSRPTDPRTWELLASPDPTTAARAAKRLLLQAMYEGDGTKLKRNVGAGS is encoded by the coding sequence GTGCCCATCACACACGCTGAGTTTGTTGACCGTTTCGGATCGGCCATCCTCGCCGGCAACGCAGCTATTTTCGTTGGAGCCGGGCTGTCGCGTGCGGCCGGTTTCCCCGACTGGGGCGGCTTGCTCGCGCCGCTTCAGGAACGATGCGGGATACCTCCGCATAGCGACCTTCCCTTGGTCGCGGAATACATCGAACAGGATGTCGCAAATGGTGGGAGGGGTGCGCTGGAAGATCACATCCTGAAGATCATCACCGCTACCGCACCGACGCCGACGCGAGCTCATTTGGATATGCAAAAACTGCCTGTGAAGGAAATCTGGACGACCAATTACGACACTCTCCTAGAGCATTCCATACCGGATGCAGTAGTGATTGCGGGCGAGGACGAAATTCATAGCATCGCGTCGCGGCGCAAAGCCATCATCAAGATGCACGGAAGTATCGGGTTGGACAACACCTGGCAGCAGCCCCCTGTGGTCACGCGCTCCGACTACGAGCGGTACGAAGTCGATCATCCGCGCACCTGGACCGTGCTCCGGTCGTCGTACATGAGTCGTAGTCTGTTGTTCCTCGGGTTCAGCTTCACTGACCCCAACATCGAGATCCTTCTGCGGCTGGCGAGGACTCTCGGAACAGCAACCGGTGACCGCCACGTGGCCATCATGAAGCCTCCGACCGACCCGAGCGACTTGCGGCTTTACGAACTTCGTGCCGCAGATCTCGAAGCGAGCGGTGTGACGATTTGCCAGATCGATGACCATAACGAGATTCCCACCTTGCTTGCCGCCCTGGTACTCCGCACTCGGCCGCCCCAGGTCTTCGTCGCGGGGAGCGCCAACCTGCCGAATCCGACGCCCGAAGAGGAAGATGAGGTCGTCGGCTCCTGGTGCGCCGCAGTCGCAACGCAGCTCGCAGACGAGACTGCATGGACAATAGCCAGCCTTGGTGGACGCGCAGGCTGGTGTGTTTCCCGCGATACAGCTCGATTGCGACGAGACGAAGAGACCTATGAGCCAGATTCGTTGGTCATCCACTTCCGCGGAAAGAATCAACCGCCGGTCACCCTTGAGGAGAGGGTTGGAACGTCGATCTACTCCGACCTTGAGCGTGAGCAACTTGTCGCCGCCGTCCTCGACCAGAGTAGGGCTTTGCTTGCGATATGCGGTGGAAGTAAAACCGCCGAAGAAATCGAATGGGCCGCTCATCGACGGGTCGCCGTCATACCTATCGCAGGATCGGGGGGTGCGGCTGAACGGTACTGGAACGACCACAGGTCGGATCCTCCCGATATCGGCAGCCGGCCGACCGACCCGCGCACGTGGGAGTTGCTCGCTTCACCCGACCCGACTACAGCAGCGCGCGCCGCCAAGCGGCTGCTGTTGCAAGCCATGTACGAGGGTGACGGCACTAAACTTAAGAGGAATGTCGGAGCGGGTTCGTAG
- a CDS encoding site-specific integrase: MAASRSAGTRRAYTSAWRRFETWCTATGYISLPAHPATVAAYLVAAADTLTTDGTRAYAPSTLGKWVAAIADRHRGAGHDNPCGHEMVRATLSGIRRDYASAGERPRNPRAPLLTSDITTIVDHARRSSVGWAAEVLERRDTALLLMGYTGAFRRSELVALECRDVRRDRLDGAHVRIRKSKTDQDGTGAVKALPFTDRHESCPVCAWVRWLQIVAAFDTGGRVAIIRLLTRAAQFDSHICRGTLPTADKPSPLFRSIRKNGNLSDTALSGAAVHAAIRRRAAHAGYDPDTVAQLGGHSLRAGFVTQAFRNGADAHAIMRQTGHATPGMVEIYARENAPLVGNGVTDLGL, translated from the coding sequence ATGGCAGCGTCTCGCTCCGCCGGCACCCGGCGGGCCTACACCTCGGCGTGGCGACGCTTCGAAACCTGGTGCACCGCCACCGGGTATATCTCGTTGCCGGCGCATCCCGCGACGGTGGCGGCCTACCTCGTCGCCGCGGCGGACACACTCACTACGGACGGGACGCGAGCCTACGCACCGTCGACACTGGGCAAATGGGTCGCGGCGATCGCCGACCGACATCGCGGGGCCGGCCACGACAACCCATGCGGCCACGAGATGGTGCGCGCCACCCTCTCAGGTATCCGGCGGGACTACGCGTCTGCGGGGGAGCGGCCCCGCAACCCGCGCGCGCCGCTGCTGACCTCCGACATCACCACGATCGTCGACCACGCACGTCGCAGTTCTGTCGGGTGGGCGGCGGAAGTGCTCGAACGCCGCGACACCGCGCTGCTCCTGATGGGCTACACCGGCGCATTTCGTCGTAGCGAACTCGTCGCGTTGGAATGTCGCGATGTCCGCCGCGACCGCCTCGACGGCGCACACGTACGGATCCGCAAGTCCAAGACCGACCAAGACGGCACCGGAGCAGTGAAAGCACTACCGTTCACCGACCGGCACGAATCCTGCCCGGTCTGCGCGTGGGTGCGATGGCTGCAGATCGTCGCCGCGTTCGACACCGGCGGCAGAGTCGCCATCATTCGGTTACTCACCCGCGCAGCACAATTCGATTCCCATATCTGCCGCGGCACCCTGCCCACCGCCGACAAACCTTCGCCGCTGTTCCGGTCCATCCGCAAGAACGGCAACCTCTCCGACACAGCCCTATCCGGGGCGGCGGTACATGCCGCGATCCGCCGCCGCGCCGCTCACGCCGGCTACGACCCCGACACTGTCGCCCAGCTCGGCGGGCATTCCCTGCGGGCAGGATTCGTCACCCAAGCCTTCCGCAACGGCGCGGACGCGCATGCGATCATGCGGCAAACCGGGCACGCCACACCCGGCATGGTCGAAATCTACGCCCGCGAGAACGCACCGCTGGTCGGCAACGGCGTCACTGACCTCGGATTGTGA
- a CDS encoding ComF family protein, with the protein MISLYKKPSHLRDLLTQYKGRTDGSEPYIEEYVPVVQALIARFLHEHGARIQSREPIDVISFVPSTSRPRPHPLQAVLGELQLEVPVEALLERGTGQLDYNKPSTDAFVASKSQHSRVYLIDDVYTTGARINSAAAALRSAGFTVAGAFVIARRVNIGYKKSPEFWSTQEGKEFSWKTSPIVSGM; encoded by the coding sequence ATGATCTCGCTCTACAAAAAACCCTCTCATCTACGAGATCTACTGACGCAGTACAAAGGCAGAACAGATGGAAGTGAACCGTACATCGAAGAATATGTGCCTGTCGTACAGGCGTTGATCGCGCGCTTTCTTCATGAGCACGGTGCGCGCATCCAGAGCCGCGAGCCAATCGACGTAATTTCGTTCGTACCTTCGACCAGTCGGCCCAGACCGCACCCGCTGCAGGCAGTGCTGGGCGAACTTCAACTAGAGGTTCCGGTGGAAGCCCTCCTCGAACGTGGGACCGGTCAGCTTGATTACAACAAGCCATCCACCGATGCATTCGTAGCATCGAAAAGTCAACACAGCAGGGTGTACTTGATTGATGATGTGTACACCACGGGTGCACGTATTAATAGTGCCGCTGCCGCTCTGAGATCTGCGGGATTCACCGTTGCGGGGGCTTTCGTGATAGCTCGGAGAGTTAACATCGGATACAAGAAAAGTCCGGAGTTCTGGTCTACTCAAGAAGGCAAAGAATTTTCTTGGAAAACAAGTCCGATAGTAAGCGGCATGTGA
- a CDS encoding recombinase — MAERDRHTWSIFEDWCAALDQPVLPTSPESLAWFLRAHPAAPGTQRRRIAVIDAAHYRHDLPPPGRAETVRAALDVARAERLHDLTTLIGGIIGRLPESGWPTALFARRDTLMLVLASTGLPSTQIAAVRMCDVTVDLQADALHVETANGAHAVTSPRLVRSGVSPESVYRRWCEVLGHYERYPSNGMLADAIEEVGVTELTGCDRHFNPASEQLLLTPIDRWGHTPLIEAPLTPRAVADIVRMHLNGRAPTHPRHRTRAQRPEPGLAPEPASTTTSFDSGYYERGTLARRQAHDLLCDIESVFADVESRAEKMLNDLLEFLDPDAAGELTDVVE; from the coding sequence GTGGCGGAGCGGGATCGGCACACCTGGTCAATTTTCGAGGACTGGTGCGCCGCTCTCGACCAGCCGGTTTTGCCGACTTCGCCGGAATCGCTTGCTTGGTTCCTACGAGCGCATCCTGCAGCGCCAGGGACGCAACGCCGCCGGATCGCGGTCATCGACGCTGCCCACTACCGCCACGACCTACCCCCACCGGGACGCGCAGAGACCGTCCGGGCTGCCCTCGACGTGGCCCGCGCAGAACGACTGCACGATCTCACTACCCTCATCGGCGGCATCATCGGGCGTCTCCCGGAATCGGGTTGGCCGACAGCGTTGTTCGCGCGACGAGACACCCTGATGCTTGTGTTGGCTTCGACGGGTCTGCCGTCTACGCAGATCGCGGCGGTGCGGATGTGCGATGTCACTGTAGATCTGCAGGCAGATGCTCTACACGTCGAGACAGCCAACGGCGCTCACGCCGTCACCTCGCCCAGATTGGTGAGATCGGGTGTATCCCCGGAGAGTGTGTATCGACGTTGGTGCGAGGTACTCGGGCACTACGAGCGGTACCCGAGCAACGGCATGCTCGCTGATGCCATCGAGGAGGTAGGCGTTACCGAACTCACCGGATGCGACCGGCATTTCAATCCGGCCAGCGAACAGCTACTGCTCACTCCGATCGACCGGTGGGGCCACACCCCGCTGATTGAAGCCCCGCTCACCCCGCGTGCGGTGGCCGACATCGTGCGTATGCACCTGAACGGGCGAGCGCCTACCCACCCACGCCATCGAACTCGGGCTCAGCGCCCCGAACCGGGTCTAGCACCGGAACCCGCATCGACGACGACCTCGTTCGACTCTGGCTACTACGAACGCGGAACACTCGCACGCAGACAAGCCCACGACTTGCTCTGCGACATCGAGTCCGTCTTCGCCGACGTCGAAAGCCGCGCTGAGAAAATGCTGAACGATCTTCTCGAGTTCCTCGACCCGGACGCGGCGGGAGAGTTGACCGATGTCGTCGAGTAG